A stretch of Bacteroidota bacterium DNA encodes these proteins:
- a CDS encoding acetyl-CoA carboxylase carboxyltransferase subunit alpha codes for MEYLDFEQPIKELEDQLEKCIELGKQSEIDVSETCNKIKEKLDHTKKEIYGKLSAWQRVQVSRHPSRPYTLDYITALAGDTFLELHGDRNVKDDKAMIGGLGKIDGQSVMFIGQQKGINTKMRQYRNFGMANPEGYRKALRLMKMAEKYNIPVVTLIDTPGAFPGLEAEERGQGEAIARNIYEMTILKVPIISVVIGEGASGGALGIAVADKVMMLENSWYSVISPENCSTILWRSWDFKERAAEALKLTADDMLKNELVDAIIKEPLGGAHQNREETYETVKGEVLKAIEELKALDSEDMVNKRIEKFSNMGVYEE; via the coding sequence ATGGAATACTTAGATTTTGAACAACCTATCAAGGAACTAGAAGATCAGCTTGAAAAATGCATAGAATTGGGGAAACAAAGCGAAATAGATGTTTCTGAAACTTGCAACAAAATCAAGGAAAAACTTGACCACACTAAGAAAGAAATATACGGCAAATTGTCGGCATGGCAGAGAGTACAAGTATCTCGTCATCCATCAAGACCTTACACTCTCGATTATATAACAGCATTAGCGGGCGATACTTTTTTGGAGCTTCACGGCGACAGAAACGTAAAAGACGATAAAGCTATGATTGGCGGTTTGGGTAAAATAGACGGACAATCAGTAATGTTTATAGGTCAGCAAAAGGGTATCAATACCAAGATGCGTCAGTACAGAAACTTTGGGATGGCGAATCCTGAAGGCTACAGAAAAGCACTTCGTCTGATGAAAATGGCTGAGAAATACAATATTCCTGTTGTAACCTTAATAGACACTCCGGGTGCATTTCCTGGACTGGAAGCCGAAGAAAGAGGTCAGGGAGAAGCTATTGCCCGTAACATATACGAAATGACGATACTAAAAGTACCGATCATAAGTGTAGTTATTGGTGAAGGAGCTTCGGGCGGTGCATTAGGAATAGCTGTTGCCGATAAAGTAATGATGCTTGAAAACTCATGGTATTCAGTTATTTCTCCCGAAAACTGCTCTACAATTTTATGGAGAAGTTGGGATTTCAAAGAGAGAGCTGCCGAAGCGCTAAAACTCACCGCTGACGATATGCTTAAAAACGAATTAGTAGATGCCATTATCAAGGAACCTCTGGGTGGAGCTCATCAAAACAGAGAGGAAACTTATGAGACTGTAAAAGGTGAAGTTCTAAAAGCTATCGAAGAATTGAAAGCTTTAGATTCGGAAGATATGGTAAATAAGAGAATTGAGAAATTCTCAAATATGGGAGTTTACGAAGAATAG